In Equus przewalskii isolate Varuska chromosome 6, EquPr2, whole genome shotgun sequence, one DNA window encodes the following:
- the LOC103567831 gene encoding zinc finger protein 709-like produces the protein MITHTGDGPYKCKECGKVFIHPSSFRIHERSHTGEKPYECKECGKAFSLSTNLKKHKRTHTGGTPFVCKECGNAFNSLQVFQIHERNHTREKPYECKKCNKALSSSSSLRRHERNHTGEKPYECKKCNRTFCFPSSLRVHERIHTGEKPYECKECGKAFITPSSLRSHMILHTGVGPYKCNKCEKVFISVSSLQKHERRHTGEKPYGCKECSKAFSYTSSLRKHERTHTGEKPYECQKCSKSFTSSSSLRVHERIHTGEKPYECKECGKAFIDSSSLRSHMMYHMESRPYKCKECEKAFIYPRLLQRHERTHTGEKPYECKECGKAFISHQSFQIHKRNHIGEKPYKCKKCSKAFSFPSSLRKHERTHIGEKSCECQESWKALVSHADF, from the coding sequence ATGATCACTCACACTGGAGACggaccttataaatgtaaggaGTGTGGGAAAGTTTTCATTCATCCCAGTTCATTTCGAATACATGAAAggagtcacactggagagaaaccctatgaatgtaaagaatgtgggaaagccttcagtttgTCCACtaacttaaaaaaacacaaaagaactcacacaggagGGACACCCTTTGTATGTAAGGAATGTGGTAATGCTTTTAATTCTCTTCAAGTTTtccaaatacatgaaagaaatcacactagagagaaaccctatgaatgtaaaaaatgcaacaAAGCACTCAGTTCTTCCAGTTCTCTTCgaagacatgaaagaaatcatactggagaaaaaccttATGAGTGTAAAAAGTGCAATAGAACATTCTGTTTTCCCAGTTCTCTTCGGgtacatgaaagaattcatactggagagaaaccatatgaatgtaaggaatgtgggaaagcctttataaCTCCCTCAAGTCTTCGATCACACATGATCCTTCACACTGGGGTTGGACCTTATAAATGTAACAAATGTGAGAAAGTATTCATTTCTGTGAGCTCACTTCAAAAACATGAAAGGAgacacactggagagaaaccatatggATGTAAagaatgcagtaaagcattcagtTATACCAGTTCTCTtcgaaaacatgaaagaactcatactggagagaaaccctatgaatgtcaAAAATGCAGTAAATCCTtcacttcttccagttctcttcgagtacatgaaagaattcacacgggtgagaagccctatgaatgtaaggaatgtgggaaagcctttatagATTCCTCAAGCCTTCGATCACACATGATGTATCACATGGAATCTAgaccttataaatgtaaggaatgtgagaAAGCATTTATTTATCCCAGATTActtcaaagacatgaaagaactcacactggagagaaaccctatgaatgtaaagaatgtgggaaggccttcattTCCCATCAAAGTTtccaaatacataaaagaaatcatataggggagaaaccttataaatgtaaaaaatgtagtAAAGCATTTAGTTTTCCCAGTTCTCTtcgaaaacatgaaagaactcatattGGAGAGAAATCCTGTGAATGTCAAGAAAGTTGGAAAGCCCTTGTTTCTCATGCAGACTTTTGA